CTGATCCGGATCGTGCTGGCTGAGCAAAACACCGGGGTGATTGGCTGGCTGCAGTATGTCGGCCTGCAGAACGAACAGATGACCCATCTGGCGTGGGCGATTTTTGCCGGGATCCTCTGCGGCATCGCCGCCAGCTGCCTGACCATTAAACCGACTAAACTCGCCTGGCCGATTGTCACCTCGCTGGTGCTGATGATTATCGCCTCGCTGCTCGACAGCCAGTCCACCAGCCTCACCCGTCCGGATCAGCTGATGCTGAGCCAGTTTTTGCTGGGCTTCGGCAGCGCCTTCTTCCTCGCCCCGGCAATGCTGGCCGGGATCGGCGGGGTGATTGCCGACCCGCGTAACCTGGTCAGCTTTTCGGTGCTGTTCGGCATGAGCCAGAACATTGGCGGCCTGCTGGGTTCCGCTATTCTCGGTACCTTTCAGACCTGGCGCGAGAAGTACCACTCCGGCCTGCTGGCCGAACAGCTTACCAGCCTCAACCCGCTGGTAAATGAGCGGTTGCAGCTCTACAGCCAGATGTACCAGAGCCAGATTGGCGACAGCGCCCTGCTGAGCACCCAGGCCGGGCTCCAGCTACAGACCGCCAGCACGCTGGAGGCAAATATTCTGGCTTACAACGATACTTATCTTCTGACGGCTGGCATTGCCACCGCCACGCTGGTCTGGATTTTATGGCGCTTGCTGCGCCTGCGCATCACTGCCCGTCTGGCGCTGAAAAAGGCCACCGGCAGTCAGTAATGGATAAAAATTAATGATGTTTCTGGAGAAGTTATGAGTCAGCAGGATGCCGCTAAAGAGCAGGCCAATACCCGTAATAATCTGCGCGTGGTGTCAGTGTTCGCCGCCGCCGCGATCGGCATCGTTGGCGTGCTGGTGATCCTCTACGCCTGGCAGCTACCGCCCTTTACCCGCCACGTCCAGTTCACCGATAACGCCTACGTGCGCGGCCAGACCACCTTTATCAGCCCCCAGGTCAACGGCTATATCACCGAGGTGAAGGTGCAGGATTTTGAGCAGGTGAAGAAAGGCGACCTGCTGCTGCAGATCGACGATCGTATCTATCGCCAGCGGGTGCATCAGGCCGAGGCCCAGCTGGCAATGAAAATCGCCACCCTGAACAACAACCTGCAGCAGCGTAAAAGCGCCGAAGCGGTGATCCAGCGTAACGAGGCAGCGCTGAAAAACGCCCGGGCGCAGAGCCAGAAAACCCAGGCCGACCTGAAACGGGTAAAAGACCTCACCGCCGACGGCTCGCTGTCGATCCGCGAGCGGGATGCCGCCCTGGCGAGTGCCGCTCAGGGCAGCGCCGATATCGACCAGGCGAAAGCCACGCTGGAGATGTCGCGCCAGGATCTGCAAACCGCGATCGTCAACCGCGCCGCGCTGGAGGCCGACGTCGAAAACGCGAAGGCGGCCCTTGAGCTGGCGCAGATCGACCTGCAGAACACCCGCATCGTGGCTCCGCGCGACGGCCAGCTCGGGCAGATCGCCGTCCGCCTGGGCGCCTATGTGACCGCCGGGACCCACCTCACCACCCTGGTGCCGCCGCAGCACTGGGTGATCGCCAATATCAAAGAGACCCAGCTGGCGAACCTGCGCGTCGGCCAGCCGGTGAAATTCACCGTCGATGCCCTGAACGACAAAGCCTATGAAGGCCGGGTGCAGAGCATTTCCCCCGCCACCGGAGTGGAGTTCAGCGCCATTACCCCGGATAACGCCACCGGCAACTTCGTCAAGATTGCCCAGCGTATTCCGGTGCGCATTGAGGTGCTCGGCAAGGCAGAGGACGCAGCGCGGCTGCGCCCGGGGATGTCGGTGCAGGTGACGATTGATACCCGGGAGGCCGAATGATCCGCCGCCCGCTTACCGCCCTGTTGATTGCCACCGCCCTGAGCGCCTGTCAGTCAGTGGATGTCGCTCCGGCGAAACCGACATTGCAGATCCCCGCCCAGTGGCGCGCCAGCACCGGCCCCGCCAGCCCGGCAGAACAGATGTGGTGGCGCAACTTTCATGACAACCAGCTCAACCACTATGTCGATCGAGCCCTGCGCAATAACAGCGACGTGCTGATCGCCCGGGAGCGGATCAACGAGTATCAGGCACGGGTCTATGCCAGCGAGGGCAATCTGTTTCCGACCCTGGAGGCCGATCTGAATGCCGGTCGCGCCCGGTCCCAGTCGGCGGCCACCGGTCTGCCCACCTACGGCGCGCTGTACAAAGGCAGCCTGACCGCCAGCTATGATGTGGACATCTGGGGCGTGAACCGCCGCACTGCCGATGCCGCTCAGGCAAGCCTCGAGGCGCAAAAGGCCGCTGCCGCCGCGGCGGATCTGACGGTGGCCTCCTCGGTGGCCTCGGGCTATGTCACCCTGCTGGCGCTGGACGAGCAGCTCCGGGTGACGCAGTCGACCCTCAAAGCGCGGGAAGAGGCTTTTAACCTGGCGCAACGGCAGTATCAGACCGGCTACAGCTCGCGTCTTGAGCTGATGCAGTCCGACTCCGAGCTGCGCTCAACGCGGGCGCAGATCCCACAGGTGCAGAACCAGATTGCCCGTCAGGAGAACGCGCTCACCCTGCTGCTGGGCGGCAACCCGGGGGCGATCGCCCGCAGCGCGGATTTCGACACCCTGACCCCGCTGCGTATCCCGTCGCAGCTGCCGTCGTCGCTGCTTAATCGCCGCCCGGACATTGTGCAGGCGGAACGCCAGCTGATCGCCGCCGATGCCTCCCTGGCGTCCGCGCGCGCCAGCCTGCTGCCGTCGATCAACCTGACCGCGACCGGATCGATTCAGGATCGCACCCTGCCCGGCCTGCTGGATAATCCGCTGGAGCTGTGGAGCATCGGCGGCAGTATTCTGGCTCCGCTGCTGAACCGGCAGGCGCTGAACGCCCAGGTGGACATCGGCCAGTCGCAGCGCAACCAGGCGCTCTACAGCTATGAAAAAACCGTGCGCAACGCCTTTAAAGAGGTCAACGACAGCCTCGATGCCATCACCCGCTACGGCGAGCAGCTGACCGAGCTGGTGGCTCAGCAGGAGGTTGCCCAGGAGACATTGCGGATCGCCCGGAACCGCTATAACAACGGCTATTCGTCCTATCTGGACGTGCTGGACGCCCAGCGCACGCTGTTCTCGGTGCAGACCAGCGTGGTGCAGGCGAAAAATAATCTGCTGCTGGCGCAGATCGATTTGTATAAGGCGCTCGGTGGTGGGTGGTCTGAAAACATGCCCGGTGGCGCTACGCTTACCGGGCCTACAGGATCGTAGGCCGGGCAAGCGGATGCGCCGCCCGGCGTTTTTGGGTGGCAATTCACACTAAGGGGTTAATCTATGCAACAACAGTGGTCTGCCGTCGATAATTACATCATTTCCGAGCTTATTCCTCAGGATGAGGTGCTCCAGCAGGTGCTGGAGAATAACCAGCGCGCCGGTTTACCGGCGCACGACGTCGCCGCCAATCAGGGTCAGCTGCTGGCGCTCTTTGTGCGCATG
This Leclercia sp. S52 DNA region includes the following protein-coding sequences:
- a CDS encoding HlyD family secretion protein; amino-acid sequence: MSQQDAAKEQANTRNNLRVVSVFAAAAIGIVGVLVILYAWQLPPFTRHVQFTDNAYVRGQTTFISPQVNGYITEVKVQDFEQVKKGDLLLQIDDRIYRQRVHQAEAQLAMKIATLNNNLQQRKSAEAVIQRNEAALKNARAQSQKTQADLKRVKDLTADGSLSIRERDAALASAAQGSADIDQAKATLEMSRQDLQTAIVNRAALEADVENAKAALELAQIDLQNTRIVAPRDGQLGQIAVRLGAYVTAGTHLTTLVPPQHWVIANIKETQLANLRVGQPVKFTVDALNDKAYEGRVQSISPATGVEFSAITPDNATGNFVKIAQRIPVRIEVLGKAEDAARLRPGMSVQVTIDTREAE
- a CDS encoding efflux transporter outer membrane subunit, whose amino-acid sequence is MIRRPLTALLIATALSACQSVDVAPAKPTLQIPAQWRASTGPASPAEQMWWRNFHDNQLNHYVDRALRNNSDVLIARERINEYQARVYASEGNLFPTLEADLNAGRARSQSAATGLPTYGALYKGSLTASYDVDIWGVNRRTADAAQASLEAQKAAAAAADLTVASSVASGYVTLLALDEQLRVTQSTLKAREEAFNLAQRQYQTGYSSRLELMQSDSELRSTRAQIPQVQNQIARQENALTLLLGGNPGAIARSADFDTLTPLRIPSQLPSSLLNRRPDIVQAERQLIAADASLASARASLLPSINLTATGSIQDRTLPGLLDNPLELWSIGGSILAPLLNRQALNAQVDIGQSQRNQALYSYEKTVRNAFKEVNDSLDAITRYGEQLTELVAQQEVAQETLRIARNRYNNGYSSYLDVLDAQRTLFSVQTSVVQAKNNLLLAQIDLYKALGGGWSENMPGGATLTGPTGS